The segment GGGCGTCATCGTTGCCGGATCGATCCCCATGGCCATGGCGCGGAGGAAGCGCTCGTTCTCGGTCAGCCTGATCCGCGCGGGATGTTCCGGCCGACTCGATGTCTTCTCCGCATCCACCGCCTGACCCAAGAAGGGAACGAAACGGCAAAAGAACTCTCTTCGGTTCATGGGTTCACCGTGTGGTTTCGTTGCCCGGCCATTCCCCGGGCAGCACCATTGCTGCAAAGGCATCCATACATTTCGCGGCCAGCGTCTGGGCCTCCTCGGCCCTGGCGCTTTTCAGCGCGTTGAAAAGCTCAACGTGGTACTCGAACAGGAAACCGGTCCGGGCTTCGGCAAGACCAATGCCCGCATCGTCCAGGTTGTGGGCCGCCGCCTGGAGCTCCTCCAGAAGCAGGATCAGGTAGTCGTTGGCCGAGACCCGTGCCAGGGTGAGGAAGAAACCGATGTAGATGCGGCTGAAGGCGGCGATGTCGAAATTGACGATGGCTTCGCCCAGGCGCGCCGTGATGTTTTCAAGATCAGCCACGGCCACGGGCGACAGGCGCGCGGCCTGCTCGCGCGCCAGGCCGGGAAGCACCAGGGCCAGGGTGTCCAGAATCTGCCGCGTGGCGGTTTGCGACCTGCGCCTGCGCAGCTGCTCCCAGCTGATGCGGCCTTCCTTGCTCTTGAGGTAGCAGCCGCTCTTCTGGCGGATCTCCACATAGCCCATGGTCTCAAGGTTGCAGAGCACCTCGCGGATGGTGTTGCGGCTGGTCTCGAACAGTTCCGCAAGACGGCGTTCGCCGGGCAGGCGATCGCCCACGGAAAAGGAGGAGCCCTTGAGCATGTCCGCGACCCGTTTGCAAAGAATGGGACGTTGTGCTGATGCCATATCTGGTCCAACCAGTTTAGGGTTTGCATGACCCAATGTGATCGTTTCAAGTCCACTTAGTGCCAAATTTGTCGGCAGTGCAAGGGAATGGTAAAAAAATCACACACAACTGGTTGGGCCAGATTTCGGGACGGGTGATGCGGAGCTGCTGTGCTGTTATGTAACAACCTGAATGTATATTATTTTTTTGTTTTTCCCGGCTGGTCGGGACAGACGACTGGCGCTAGCGCATGGTGCGGGCGTGAGGCGTTCAA is part of the Humidesulfovibrio mexicanus genome and harbors:
- a CDS encoding FadR/GntR family transcriptional regulator; this translates as MLKGSSFSVGDRLPGERRLAELFETSRNTIREVLCNLETMGYVEIRQKSGCYLKSKEGRISWEQLRRRRSQTATRQILDTLALVLPGLAREQAARLSPVAVADLENITARLGEAIVNFDIAAFSRIYIGFFLTLARVSANDYLILLLEELQAAAHNLDDAGIGLAEARTGFLFEYHVELFNALKSARAEEAQTLAAKCMDAFAAMVLPGEWPGNETTR